The Nicotiana tomentosiformis chromosome 2, ASM39032v3, whole genome shotgun sequence genome includes the window agaatggtataactcaaaataaaaggaaaacaggttgctgctcagtaagaaaaatcgggtttttccataactagcccgtgtacgtacgtgtcacctcacgtacatgacactcacatatcacaatagttcaaaatcttaaggggatttcccccacacaaagttaggcaagtaacttacctcgaaccaagctcaatcaatcggtaagaatgccttttccacgaatatctgactccgaatggctcgaatctagccaaaagcaattacatatcataaatacaaccataatagactcgtccaattaatgaaatcaatagtttaacgaaaatttcgaaattaactcaaaaatcgcccgtggggcccacgtctcggaatcgggtaaaagtcacaaaatacgaaaacCCATTCACCCATCTGACCGTTGACTCAACGTGAACGTGAGGTCCTTATCGTGAACACGTAGCCTTAGTGTTAcatatcttcgcgaacgcgaataacaactcagctgcctttcccagatgctctacgcgaacgcgagacctctctcgcgaacgcgatgaaggattgtctgcaacaaaaataccagaaatttgctatctttcaagtccaaaaactagtccgttaagcacccgaaactcacccgaggcccccgggacctcgaccaaacataccaaccaatcctaaaacaccatacaaacttagtcgagctctcaaatcacattaaacaatgctaaaatcacgaatcaccctccaattcaaacttaaagaacttaaaactttaaaattctacagccgatgccgaaacctatcaaatcacgtccgattgacctcaaattttgcgcacaagtcataatcaacattatgtacctattccaactttcggaatcagaatccgaccccgatatcaaaaattccactaccggcccaaaactccaaaaatttgtcttttgccatttcaagcctaaatcagctacaaacctctAAAACACACTCCGTACAAGCCTccaaacccaaaatcacctaacgaagctaacagaattgacgaaattccattccggattcgtctttatacagttctgactacggtcaaaatcctaagacttaagcttccattttagtgactaagtgtcccaaaacactccgaaaccaaaaacaaaacctcccgataagtcacataggcagaaaaagatatgggagaaacagtaaatagggggtCGGGGCTAatatacttaaaacgaccggccgggtcattatatcccccctcttaaaacaatcattcgtcctcgaacgagcataaagacatacctaaagtggtgaaaagatgaggataacggttgcgcataatatgctcggtctcccaagtcgcctcctcgactggctgaccatGCCACTGAGCCTTTACtgatgcaatattctttgacctcagcttccgaacctgcatgtccaaaatatccactggctcctcaacataggatagatcattgtccaactagattgagctgaaatccaacacatgagactaATCgtcgtgatacctccggagcatcgaaacatgaaataccgatTCATAAGAAACCTTCCCAACACGCCGCAATACCTAAAAatgaccaatgaaccttgggctcagcttgcccttcttttcgaacctcataatacccttcatgggcgaaaccccgagcaagacccgctcaccaaccatgaatgcaacatcacaaacttttcggtctgcataactcttctctctagactgggctgtgcgaagtatatcctgaatcaccttaactttctccaaggcatcctgaaccaagtccgtacccaataatctagcttcgcccggctcaaaccatcctattgGGGACCGACACcactaccatacaaagcctcatatggtgccatctgaatgctggactgatagctgttgttgtaagcaaactccgcgagtggcaaaaactggtcccaagcacccccaaaatctatcacacaagcgcggagcatatcctcctatatctgaatagtgcgctcggactgtccgtccgtctgagggtgaaatgttgtgctcaactcaacccgagtacccaactcatgttgtacaactctctagaaccgtgatgtaaactgcgtaccccggtcagagataatagatacaggtacgccatgaagcctgacgatctcgtggatataaattcgagccaactgctcggaagaataggtagtcatcacgggaatgaaatgagccaactTGGTTAGCCTATcaataatcacccaaactacatcaaacctccactgagtctgtgggagtccaaacaacgaaatccatagtgatctactcccatttccactccgaaaatctccaacttctgaagcaacccacctggccgctgatgctcatacttcacctgctggcaatttagacaccgagcaacatactccactatgtacttcttcatcctcctccaccagaaatgctgcctcaagtcctgatacatcttcgcggcacccggatgaatatagtaccgcgagctgtgagcctcctgaagaatcaactcacgcaacccattaacattgggcacacatagcctgcctttcATCCTCAATgtgccatcatccccaatagtgacctcattaGCATCACCATGGTGGaccatgtccttgaggacaagcagatgggggtcattgtactgacgctccctgatacaatcataaagagaagaccgagagactacacaagccaatactcgactaggctcagaaatatccaatctcacaaactggttggccaaggcatgaacatccaataccacaggcctctctgctgctgatAGATATACTAAGCTCcctaaactctctgcccggcgactcaaagcatcggccaccacattggccttcccagggtggtacaaaatggtgatatcaaatCCTGAAGTAGcttcaaccatctccgctgacgcaagttaaaaTCTTTTTGCTTAAATAGAtattgcaaactccgatgattggtgtaaatctcacaaagaAAACCGTACAAAcgatgccgccaaatcttcaaggcatgaacaatactTTCTAACTCAAGGtagtggacaagatagttcttttcatataCCTTCatctgtctggacgcgtaggcaatcaccctaccgtccgtgatgcatcacaatatacaatataagaccccgaacctgtaggcaataccaatactagggctgtagtcaaagctatcttgagattctgaaagctctcctcacattcctctgtccaccttaatggagcacccttctaggtcagcctggtcataggtgctgcaatagatgagaatccctctacaaagctacgataataccccgccaaactaagaaactccggatctctgtagctgaggacggtctgggccaactatacactacttcaatcttcttcgtatccacctggatcccatcaatcgatactatatgacccaagaatgccactgagtctagccaaaactcatacttttagaattttgcatataacttcttttctcaaggtctggagtgcaatcctcaagtgttgctcatgatcttcccgagtccgggagaacactagaatgtcgtcaataaacacaatgatgaatgagtcaagataaggccggaacacactgtacATCAAGTGTATAAAAGTTGTtggggtattggtcagcccaaaagacataacaagaaactcatagcgaccatatctggtcctgaaagcagtcttcgggatatctggctcctgaatcttcaactgatgatatcttgaacgtaagtcaatcttggaaaacactctggaaccctgtaactgatcaaataagtcatcaatacgaggcaatggatacccgTTCTTCAATGTGACTTtattcaactagcggtaatcaatacacatccgcatagaaccatccttctccttcaaaaataagacaggagcaccccaaggtgacacactgggccgaatgaaacccttctcaagcaattcctgtaacagctccttcaactcctttaactcaggaggagccatacgatatagaggaatagagatgggctgagtgcccgacaacaaatcaatgccaaaatcaatatctctaacggacggcatgcccggaagatcagctggaaatatatctggaaaatccctcactactgggactgactcaactattggggtatcaatactgacatctctcacataatctAGATgagcgtcacaccccttctcaaccattcattgagctttaagaaatgaaataactctactgggagtatactctaaggtacctctccactctaatcgcggaaaacttggcatagccagcgtcacgattttagcgtgacaatcaagaatagcataatagggcgacaaccagtccatgcccaaaataatatccaagtccaccatgctgagcaaaaATAAATAGgttctagtctcaaaaccaccaagagcaatcaaacacgactgatacacatggtctataacaaaagaatctcctacaggagtagacacataaacaggggaactcaaagaatacctagatacgcccaaatacggggcaaagtaagaggacacataagaatatgtagagcctgggtcaaataataccaacgcatctctatgacagaccaggacaatacctgtaataacaAAATCAGAAgtgactgcctctgtacgagtaggaagggcataatatctggcctgccCTCCCCCTCTAgtgcgacctctacctccccgaactccacctcgggctggctgagcatgtggggtggtagctggtgctataatcatagcctgaggacccggtggggcACGCTGTGGCTAAGAAGTCCGTAGAGGTGCACTCCTCCTAAGTCTGGAGCAAATTCTTACCACAAGGCCAGTGTCGCCATATTAAAACAACCTCGCTGCTGACGTGGCTATGGGAACTATGCGGTATGGGTACCCTGAGACCCTTGAACATCTAAaatactgtgcgaagcctgaaacGCAAACTGAGCTGGCTGACCCATAAAACCTCTACCAcgccgtaccctgcctccaaaatgaGGACCAGTGGATCTCCTCGGACTACGAGGTATCCTCGCCTCCCTGtactctctctcctgacctctcATGTCCTCTCATCGGCGaacgatccctaccacctgctgaaatgggaccacaggctgtgtcgccatgacacctggaacctgaccaacgtgaactcgCTGCTCTCAAGTATGGACGGTGGGAGTCTAGGTCCCTTCCCTAGTTTGTGAAGTAGCTGGTACAACcgaaatcaaccccgcctgaataaatgtaccaaacatgctcacaaactgtgctaaagtctcctggagggctggtgcagaaacatGTGCCTCAGGTGTCTTCCCTCCAGCTgaagctactgggggctcctctataacagctcgtgcaggtgctctagctgtaccAAGTGGacatcctcgacctctaccccggtccagacctctcgcggctctagcagggggcgcgggtgcctggtcatcagatacgcttgtacgtgtcctcaccatttgtgagagaatataatacagaagtttagaatttttttgaagtcaacaatttttgtACGACAAAGAATCGAAGTAGTGAAATTtccctaacagttccatagcctcccgaagataagtacagacgtctctgtactgatccacgagactcta containing:
- the LOC138905499 gene encoding uncharacterized protein; the protein is MVEATSGFDITILYHPGKANVVADALSRRAESLGSLVYLSAAERPVVLDVHALANQERQYNDPHLLVLKDMVHHGDANEVTIGDDGTLRMKGRLCVPNVNGLRELILQEAHSSRLKPDLRLFILPDFNRNLAGFIISGNPTAVVLWTVAPVHVTVE